The segment TTTAATATGACCGCCTATCACAATATGATATGCCTCCATCTGGAGGCTTTGTAATTTGCTATTGATTAAACAATTCAATAAGATGAAGTATATAAAAGCACTGATCATTCTGTTGCTGCCTGTCATGGCTACAGCACAGGAAAGATGGCAACAAAGAGTAGAGTACAAAATGGAAATTGACATGAATGCTGAGGCCAATCAGTTCACAGGCGTTCAGAAGCTGAAATATTTCAACAACTCTCCAGATACGTTGAGCCGTGTTTACTTTCATCTGTATTACAATGCTTTCCAGCCTGGTAGCATGATGGACGTGCGTAGCAGGACTTTGCCTGATCCAGATCGACGCGTAGGAGATAGGATTTACAAATTGAAGGATGATGAAATTGGTTACCAGAAGATTCAATCTCTGAAACAGGACGGTAAGAAATTGAGCTACACCATAGATGGTACCATCATGATTGTTGATCTCAAAAAGCCGATTTTACCGAACTCTACCACAGAGTTTGATATGAGTTTTGAGGCGCAAGTACCCCTTCAAGTCAGAAGAACCGGTAGAGACAACAGTGAGGGCATCCGTCTATCTATGGCGCAGTGGTATCCCAAAATGGCCGAGTATGACCGCAGTGGCTGGCATACACACCCTTATATAGCGAGAGAATTTTATGCTCCGTGGGGAGATTTTGATGTGAAGATCAGTATTGATAGTGCCTACACTGTCGCAGCAACAGGCTTGCTGCAAAATGCAGATCAAATTGGCAAAGGGTATTCTGATGCTAAATCCTCTGCCAAAAAACTGACTTATCATTTCAAAGCAGAGAATGTACATGATTTTGTATGGGCAGCGGATCAGGATTATGCTCACGACATAGTCAAGATGAGAGATGGTTTGGAGTTCCACTATTTCTATCAGAAGGATACTTTAGTAGAAACTTGGAAAGAGATGCAGACCTACATCCAAAAGGCACTTCCTTTCATTGAGAAGAATTTTGGAGCGTATGCCTATCCGACTTACTCAGTAATCCAAGGTGGTGATGGAGGCATGGAGTATCCCATGGCTACTTTGATTACAGGACATAGAAAGTTGGGTAGTTTGGTAGGTGTGACGGTACATGAGATGATGCACAGTTGGTACCAGATGATGTTGGCTACCAATGAAAGCTATTATGCATGGATGGATGAGGGATTCACGACTTATGCTTCCAACTTGACTGAAGATTATTTGTTTAATCCCCAGTATCCTGCGATGAATCCACATGCAGCTAATATGAAGGGGTATCAACGTTTGGTAGAGGCAGGCAAAGAAGAGCCTATGACTACCCATTCGGATTATTTTAGTACCAACTGGGCTTATGGTACAGCTGCTTATTCTAAAGGAGCAATTACCTTGAGACAATTGGAGTATATAGTAGGCGTGGACAACTTGAAAGCGGGCCTGTTGAGCTACTACAATCAATGGAGATTCAAGCATCCCGACATGTTGGATTTTCAAAAGGTGATCGAAAGGCAAAGTGGAATTGAGTTAGATTGGTATTTTGATTTTTGGGTGAATACCACCAAAACGATCGATTACGGTATCAGTCAAGTGTATGCTAAGGGTGCTAAGACTTTTGTGCAACTAGAGAGAGTAGGAGAGATGCCTATGCCAGTAGATGTCAGGGTTACAATGAAGGACGGAAAGGAGAAATGGTATCATATCTCATTGGGATTGATGAGAGGATCCAAGCCCATCGCGAAAGACGCCAAGCAATTGACCAATTGGCCTTGGGTGTATCCATACTATTCTTTCGAGCTGGATGTTCCATTGTCTGACATTGCAAGCATAGCCATTGACCCAGAAGAGTTTACTGCAGATATGGATCGTGAAAATAATGTTTATCCAATGCAGTCATCAAGCTTAGAATTAAAAGGTGTAATTCAAGAATAAGCACTAGATTTGGGCTTTACCAAATCAGAGAAAAAAATTGAAATTTAAAGAAGTTGGCATCCATAGTCCCGTCCTTGAAGGGGTCGAGGCTATGGGTTTTGAGAACACTACGCCTATCCAAGCACAGGCCATCCCAGTTATATTAGAGAACAAAGACCTTATTGCCTGTGCCCAGACAGGTACAGGAAAGACCGCAGCGTTCCTCTTGCCGACTATTCAGCAAATCTATGACCAAGAAACACATGGGTCCATAGATGCTTTGGTGATCGTGCCTACACGTGAGTTGGCGATACAGATCGATCAACAGATGCAAGGTTTAGGGTATTTTGTGAACATCAGTTCTTTGGCCATTTATGGTGGCGGGGATGGCGCATCATGGGATGTCCAAAAGAAAGCACTGGTCAATGGTGCCAACATGATCATTGCTACACCCGGTCGATTGATCGCTCACATGAACCAAGGGTATGTGGATTTTTCTAAAGTCAAACATTTTATTCTGGACGAGGCAGATCGTATGCTTGACATGGGGTTTTATGATGATATCAAGAAAATCATGGAGCAGTTGCCTGCCAAACGTCAAAACCTCATGTTCTCCGCAACCATGGCGCCTAAGATGCGAAAGATGGCCAAGGAGGTACTCAATGAGAATGCAGTTGAGATCAACATAGCCATATCCAAACCTAGTGAAGCCATCGTCCAGGCAGCATTCATGGTGCATGATCACCAAAAGCTGGATTTGATCAAGCATTTGCTCAAAGCAAAAAAACTGGATAGTGTATTCGTCTTCCTATCCAAAAAAGCAGAAGTAGACAGGGCAGCTGCTGAGATCAAAAAATTGGGGATCAATGCAGAAGCAATTCACTCTGGACTAGAACAAACGAAAAGAGAAGAAGTACTCAGAGAGTTTGTCAACAAGAAGATTAATGTGCTGGTAGCTACAGACGTGATGAGCCGTGGGATTGATATCAAAGGCATTGATATGGTGGTGAACTACAATGTACCAGGAGATGCAGAGGATTATGTACACCGTATCGGTCGTACGGGTAGAGCAGAAGCCAAAGGAATAGCCTTTACCTTCGTCAATGAAGAAGATATGTTTAAGTTCAGCAAGATCGAGGAACTTATAGAAAAAGATATCCGAAAAGTGCCACTCCCAGCCTATATAGGAGAAGGTCCAGAATACAATCCAAAAGCCGCGTATAAGTCCAAAGGTGGAGGAGGAAACAAGCGCCGCTTCGCTAAGAAGAAGTGATTAGCTAAAAAAATTAGTATTATTATTGGATTGCTAAAATTTATAGCCTAGTTTTATTGTTATTATTAGCTGGTAGTACGATTTACGTATCATTAATTGACAATATTATTAGTAATGGAAGAATATCATATCGGAGGTGATTACAAGCTAAGGCTATCCTCAAAAAAGCTAAAGTCAGGCAAGTGCCAAGTCAAGTTTCATGCTTCTCTCGAAAAGAAAAAGAACATGTATGGATATGTGTTGGCAGATTCGGGGGAGACACTTAGAAATGTGGTGGAGAAAATCTACATTCGCCTAGACCAAATCAAGAACAAATCCAATGTGCATCATATCAACTTGTATTCGATAGGTAAAGCCTGTAATAATGACAATGGGATTGTTATGTTTGATGCCTAAATTGAAATATGGATAACATGGAAGTAGCTAAGCTCAATGAGAACATCAAGTTTCTTAGAAAGAAGTTTGGATATACACAGGAGACCTTTGCCGAAGCGATTGGTATCAAACGATCCTTGGTAGGGGCCTACGAAGAGGGCAGGGCTGATCCTCGACTCAACAATCTGTTGCGCATGTCTGAATTATTCAATGTGAGCGTTCATACCTTGATTAGCAAGGATGTGAGTCAATTGACAGATGAAGATTTGCATATGAGTAGTGAGGATGGAGCGAGGATATTGTCCATCACAGTAGATAGCCAGGATAGGGAGAATATAGAGTTGATTCCTCAAAAGGCATCTGCGGGTTATCTTAATGGCTATGCCGATCCTGATTACATAGAGAGCATGCCGCGTTTTCAACTGCCAATGCTGCCACAGAACGCCACCTATCGGGCATTTGAGATTTCTGGCGATTCTATGTTGCCGTTGCAATCTGGTACGATTATCATTGGCAAGTACATAGATAATGTCTCAGATATAAAAAATGGAAAGACTTATGTGCTCCTGAGTAAAGAAGAAGGAGTGGTCTACAAACGAGTCTTCAATTATGTGGGAGAAAATGGGATGTTGTTTCTCGTGTCGGATAACAAAGCATACTCTCCCTATCAAGTAGATGCCAAGCACATCATTGAAGTATGGGAATCTAAGGCTTATATCAGTATCAATTTTCCAGACGCCACTGGCAATAGCTCAGATATGAATATCAGCGAGCTGACTGCCATAGTCGCCAATCTACAAAATGAGATTGTCAAATTGAAGGAGAGTAAATAGCTGGTTTTCTGGTTTGGCTGGTTAACTGGTTTGGTTGGAATGTGATTTGGGTCGTGATTCTTATGATCTTCTTTCTCAAAATCTTGAATCTTTCTCAAAACCCTAACTCCAGTTGTGCAAAATAGAGCATTTGATCATGGCTGGTGAGACGGTCTCTATACACGACGTTGGCTTGTAGCTTGACAGTGTGACCTGCTATGTATTTTGAGAAGCCAATTTCGTAACGGTTTTCGGCTTCATCTACATATTTGTCTGGCTTGTTGACTGTATATCGAGCATCTATGCTCCAGTTGTTCTTAAACAGGTATCCGCCTTGTACATTGTGCGCGTGACCAGTGTAGAAGTAGATGGTGCTACCATCTGTGCCTATTCCAGACAATTCTCCATTAGCGACACGTTTGTTGGCATACTCATAGGCGAGACTGATGCCATTGTATTTAAAGAATGCATCAGCAAATAGGGTCGCCAAGGTGCTGTGCTGAGGATCTCCATTGTTGTCAAATATGAAGTAACCTAGCTGGCCTCTTTCTCTATTGGTACCTACGTTGTAATCATAGCTAGCAGCCAAGGATAATTTTGGGGTCTTTTCTCTCATCAAATCCTCTCCAAAGTAATCTCCATTGGCAGTGAATTTGCCAAATGGAAGGAATTCAAATCTGGTTGTGTAATCATAGCCTGATTTATTAGAGATGGTTACGTTTCTACCTTCTCCTGATGAGATAGAGCCGATTTCTCTGAGGACGACTTGTCCTATTTTGTGCTCGTGACGCAATTGAAGCCCTTGATCTCTGTCTATGTTGTATCTGCTATTGAGTCTGCTACGGTCTACCATCTGTAGGGTACCAGACGAAATGACCCTTTCTCTATTGCCAGGGAGTTTGGTTTGGCCTATCCATAGTTGCCAGTTGGGGAGAAATCTCCATTTGATGACAGCATCGAGTACGATATTGGCTGCACCATTGTTTTCTGCGAAAAAATCACCTTGATCTCGGTTGGCAAGTGCCAACTCTATTTTGTAACCAAATCTTGGATCAACCAAAAAACCCTTGAATTTGATTCGAAACCTCCTAATCGTAAAGGCATCACTGTAATCATTGCTTTCTAAATCCTGAACACCCACATATTCTGTCTGAAACCTTGTATTCCATTGGATGCTAAAGGAGGAGTCCTTAGGTACGAAGCGAATCCCATTGCCAATTTTGCTACCTTCAAAAGATTGGGCATAGGGGATGTAGCTCATACATAGCAGAGCTACGAGCAATATGTAATAACGCATTTTCTGAATTTGTTAAAGGCGCAAGGTTAGCCAATGTTGTTAACATTAACTTAATCTTGAAAGCTTGGTAATACCAACTTAACAATTTGGTAACATTAAGAAAATGTAAATTATTGTTCTAGGAGCATGAATATGCTAATTGTTAAAAAAGCTCAACTATAAAAGCCTATCAAGAAAGATCAATGAAAGAGGGAGAACGAAGAAAATAAACAATACATAAAAAAAGCCTATGATCTTGTACTGCATAGTCATGTTTCCAAATTTTTTGGCGTAGATAATAGGCAGTCTATTCACGCCAGGGATCAATAAAAATACAAATGCACCAATTAGATTGAATAGAAAATGAACCAAGGCAATGTTCATGGCAGCTTCGGATTTGTTGAGTGCTGCGATGAGTGCGGTGATGGTAGTGCCTACATTGGCACCTATGATGTATGGATAGAGTTTGGGTAGTTTTATTTTGCCTGTTGCGCCAAGAGGAACGATGATCGTCGTGGAGATGGAGCTAGACTGTATTGCTCCTGTCAAGATTGCACCTAGGCTGAAGGCACTGAATTTATTCTTGAAAAATACCAGCTCAAATTTCTCCTGTGTGGTACCTATCAGTCGGTTGGAAATGGTTTTAGAAATGATTTTGATAGACCCCAATAGACAAGCTGTAGAGAGCAAGATAAGTATCGGTTTGAAGGCTGTGATACTCAGGATGTAGTTGTTTAACCTTCTAAAATAGCCTGTATTGACTGTATTTGTCAATGTTGACTTGGGTGATTCAAATCCGAAAAAGTTGGTTATGTCTATGGATAGATTGGATAATATTTGGTACTTCCACTCTAGAGGAAAAAGTATCAAGACGGTCATGATGTTAAAAAAATCGTGCATGACCCCCGTAGCGATTGCATTTTTGAATTCCTTGTTGTTGGTGATGTAGCTGAGTGATACGATGGTACTGGTCAAGGTAGTACCAATATTTGCGCCCATGATCATCGGGACGGCATTTTGTAAGGACAGGCTGCCTGATGCTACAATCGCTACGATCAGGGAAGTACTTGTCGAGCTGCTCTGTATGACTGCAGTGATAAACAATCCAATAAACAGACTGACAAAAGGATTGGCAATAATATCTAACAAACTGGTGACAGTTTGATTTCCGATGAATTGAAATGTAGTGGTCATTAGATCCAATGACCATAAAAAAATCAAGAGCGAAAATCCAAGACTTAAGACGAACTTGATAATACCGATTGATTTTTTTTCCTTTTGATCTCCCATAGTGGAAGCGCAAAATTAAAGGATATATACTTCTTTCGTGTTATGCAATTATTAAGAAAATAAATGTATTGATGTGTTTTTAAGGGTATATGTTAATGTTTAATTAAAATTGAGCACGTGAATAATTCTTACATTTGCAGGCATTTGAAATCAGATACAGTTTTTATTTAAAAGAGAAGAGGTGGAATACGGTTTATTTGACGTTTTGAAATTGGTGGGAGCACTTGGATTCTTTATCTACGGGATGAAAGTGATGAGTGAATCGATCCAAAAAGTAGCAGGAGACAAGTTGAGAGGAGTGATGAGTTTGATCACGTCCAACAGAGTGAGTGGGGTATTTACCGGTTTTTTGACAACAGCCATTATTCAATCTTCATCAGCCACTACCGTGATGGTAGTGAGTTTTGTCAATGCAGGGTTGCTGAAATTGCGCCAAGCCATCAGTGTGATCATGGGAGCCAATATTGGTACTACGATTACTGCCATATTGATACTTTTTTTAGGTTTTTCCAAGTTTAGCATTTCTAATTATGCCTTGGTAATCATAGGTTTTGGATTTCCTTTGATGTTTGCCAAAAAGGCAAATCTCAAATATTGGGGGGAGTTTATGATTGGTTTTGCTTTGCTATTCATGGGCTTGGACGAATTGAAGCATTCTGTCCCAGATTTGAAAAACAACCCTGAGATCCTAGCGTGGATTTCTTCACTCAATGAGTGGGGGTTTCTAGCAATTGTTACCGCTGTATTGATAGGTACTGTATTAACGGTGGTGGTTCAGTCGTCAAGTGCAGCTATGGCCATCACTTTGATTATGTGTGACAATGGATGGATTCCATTTGATATGGCAGCGGCCATCGTACTAGGAGAAAATATTGGCACTACGATCACAGCCAATTTGGCCGCTTTGGTTGGGAATGTACATGCCAAACGAGCAGCTAGGGCTCACCTAGTTTTCAATTTACTAGGAGTAGTCTGGATGTTGTTGGTTTTTCATTTTTATATTAATACCATAGACTCGATGATGGTGGCGTTGAGCGATCATGGCTCACCTCTCAATGATACTTCGGCAGTCAAGTGGGGTTTGACTTACTTTCATATTAGTTTCAACATCATCAATACATTGATCATGATATGGTTTGTTCCATATATAGAAAAACTGGTGATCAAAATGGTGCCTTCTCGTGATGAGGAAGATGATGAATTCCGTCTTGAATTTATCGGTACTAGTTTGATGAGTACAACGGAGATTGCGCTGTTGGAGGCAAGGAAGGAATTGGCACTTTTTGGAGAGATGATTCGCAAAATGCATGATTTTTCAGTGGAACTGGTCAACTCTGACAATCCAAAGAGAATTGAAAAATTACTCAAGAAGATTGAAAAATATGAACAGCATACCGATGAGTTGGAAGTAGAAATTGATGATTACTTGGTCAAAGTAGCAGAAGGTAGGCTTTCGTCCGAATCTTCTGAAGAAATCAGAGCTATGTTGAGCATCACCAGTGATTTGGAGAGAGTTGCAGATATCATGATGCGAATGTCCAAAGATGCTAGCAAGAAGACCAAATACAAGTTTGACTTCAACAAGGAGCAAACCAAGAACCTGAATGCTTTGGTAGGCTTGGTAGGTCAGGCTATCGATCAGGTGGTGATCAATTTGAACAAGAGTTATTCAGATGTTACACCTGATAATGCCAAGGATATTGAAAGGCAAATCAATGCTAAGACAAAGGAGTTGAACAAAGATTACTTTAAGAAAATTAAAGAAAAGGACTTTGATATTCGTACAGGAGTAGCCTATAGAGATTGGATTTTTGCTTGTGAGAAAATCGGAGACCATTTGATCAATGTCACCGAAAGTCTGTCTGAGTTGAACGAAGATTGAACCTTTTGACAGGTGTCGAACTATAAATCTCCTTCGGTCTTCGAGGGAGATTTATAATTTATAGCGGATTTGAAATTTAATTTCGGATTTGATGTTCCCATCAATACGCTCGTTGCTAGAGCCGATGGATTCGATTTGCTCGTCATAATGATACCTGCCATACTTTGTCCAGAGC is part of the Reichenbachiella agarivorans genome and harbors:
- a CDS encoding DEAD/DEAH box helicase; translated protein: MKFKEVGIHSPVLEGVEAMGFENTTPIQAQAIPVILENKDLIACAQTGTGKTAAFLLPTIQQIYDQETHGSIDALVIVPTRELAIQIDQQMQGLGYFVNISSLAIYGGGDGASWDVQKKALVNGANMIIATPGRLIAHMNQGYVDFSKVKHFILDEADRMLDMGFYDDIKKIMEQLPAKRQNLMFSATMAPKMRKMAKEVLNENAVEINIAISKPSEAIVQAAFMVHDHQKLDLIKHLLKAKKLDSVFVFLSKKAEVDRAAAEIKKLGINAEAIHSGLEQTKREEVLREFVNKKINVLVATDVMSRGIDIKGIDMVVNYNVPGDAEDYVHRIGRTGRAEAKGIAFTFVNEEDMFKFSKIEELIEKDIRKVPLPAYIGEGPEYNPKAAYKSKGGGGNKRRFAKKK
- a CDS encoding Na/Pi cotransporter family protein yields the protein MEYGLFDVLKLVGALGFFIYGMKVMSESIQKVAGDKLRGVMSLITSNRVSGVFTGFLTTAIIQSSSATTVMVVSFVNAGLLKLRQAISVIMGANIGTTITAILILFLGFSKFSISNYALVIIGFGFPLMFAKKANLKYWGEFMIGFALLFMGLDELKHSVPDLKNNPEILAWISSLNEWGFLAIVTAVLIGTVLTVVVQSSSAAMAITLIMCDNGWIPFDMAAAIVLGENIGTTITANLAALVGNVHAKRAARAHLVFNLLGVVWMLLVFHFYINTIDSMMVALSDHGSPLNDTSAVKWGLTYFHISFNIINTLIMIWFVPYIEKLVIKMVPSRDEEDDEFRLEFIGTSLMSTTEIALLEARKELALFGEMIRKMHDFSVELVNSDNPKRIEKLLKKIEKYEQHTDELEVEIDDYLVKVAEGRLSSESSEEIRAMLSITSDLERVADIMMRMSKDASKKTKYKFDFNKEQTKNLNALVGLVGQAIDQVVINLNKSYSDVTPDNAKDIERQINAKTKELNKDYFKKIKEKDFDIRTGVAYRDWIFACEKIGDHLINVTESLSELNED
- a CDS encoding helix-turn-helix domain-containing protein, translating into MEVAKLNENIKFLRKKFGYTQETFAEAIGIKRSLVGAYEEGRADPRLNNLLRMSELFNVSVHTLISKDVSQLTDEDLHMSSEDGARILSITVDSQDRENIELIPQKASAGYLNGYADPDYIESMPRFQLPMLPQNATYRAFEISGDSMLPLQSGTIIIGKYIDNVSDIKNGKTYVLLSKEEGVVYKRVFNYVGENGMLFLVSDNKAYSPYQVDAKHIIEVWESKAYISINFPDATGNSSDMNISELTAIVANLQNEIVKLKESK
- a CDS encoding OprO/OprP family phosphate-selective porin, which gives rise to MRYYILLVALLCMSYIPYAQSFEGSKIGNGIRFVPKDSSFSIQWNTRFQTEYVGVQDLESNDYSDAFTIRRFRIKFKGFLVDPRFGYKIELALANRDQGDFFAENNGAANIVLDAVIKWRFLPNWQLWIGQTKLPGNRERVISSGTLQMVDRSRLNSRYNIDRDQGLQLRHEHKIGQVVLREIGSISSGEGRNVTISNKSGYDYTTRFEFLPFGKFTANGDYFGEDLMREKTPKLSLAASYDYNVGTNRERGQLGYFIFDNNGDPQHSTLATLFADAFFKYNGISLAYEYANKRVANGELSGIGTDGSTIYFYTGHAHNVQGGYLFKNNWSIDARYTVNKPDKYVDEAENRYEIGFSKYIAGHTVKLQANVVYRDRLTSHDQMLYFAQLELGF
- a CDS encoding M1 family metallopeptidase — translated: MKYIKALIILLLPVMATAQERWQQRVEYKMEIDMNAEANQFTGVQKLKYFNNSPDTLSRVYFHLYYNAFQPGSMMDVRSRTLPDPDRRVGDRIYKLKDDEIGYQKIQSLKQDGKKLSYTIDGTIMIVDLKKPILPNSTTEFDMSFEAQVPLQVRRTGRDNSEGIRLSMAQWYPKMAEYDRSGWHTHPYIAREFYAPWGDFDVKISIDSAYTVAATGLLQNADQIGKGYSDAKSSAKKLTYHFKAENVHDFVWAADQDYAHDIVKMRDGLEFHYFYQKDTLVETWKEMQTYIQKALPFIEKNFGAYAYPTYSVIQGGDGGMEYPMATLITGHRKLGSLVGVTVHEMMHSWYQMMLATNESYYAWMDEGFTTYASNLTEDYLFNPQYPAMNPHAANMKGYQRLVEAGKEEPMTTHSDYFSTNWAYGTAAYSKGAITLRQLEYIVGVDNLKAGLLSYYNQWRFKHPDMLDFQKVIERQSGIELDWYFDFWVNTTKTIDYGISQVYAKGAKTFVQLERVGEMPMPVDVRVTMKDGKEKWYHISLGLMRGSKPIAKDAKQLTNWPWVYPYYSFELDVPLSDIASIAIDPEEFTADMDRENNVYPMQSSSLELKGVIQE
- a CDS encoding Na/Pi symporter; translation: MGDQKEKKSIGIIKFVLSLGFSLLIFLWSLDLMTTTFQFIGNQTVTSLLDIIANPFVSLFIGLFITAVIQSSSTSTSLIVAIVASGSLSLQNAVPMIMGANIGTTLTSTIVSLSYITNNKEFKNAIATGVMHDFFNIMTVLILFPLEWKYQILSNLSIDITNFFGFESPKSTLTNTVNTGYFRRLNNYILSITAFKPILILLSTACLLGSIKIISKTISNRLIGTTQEKFELVFFKNKFSAFSLGAILTGAIQSSSISTTIIVPLGATGKIKLPKLYPYIIGANVGTTITALIAALNKSEAAMNIALVHFLFNLIGAFVFLLIPGVNRLPIIYAKKFGNMTMQYKIIGFFYVLFIFFVLPLSLIFLDRLL